In the Lysinibacillus sp. PLM2 genome, one interval contains:
- the proB gene encoding glutamate 5-kinase 1 produces MDKKRIVVKIGSSSLTNARGEIDREKLQDHIDAISTLKKEGHDVLLVSSGAVAAGFRKLGYPSRPVTLKGKQAAAAVGQSLLIQLYAEGFEFHAITTAQVLLTRTDFSKKDRYKNAYATFTELLERSIIPIINENDTVSVEELTFGDNDMLSALVSGLVHADQLIILTDINGFYNDNPNKNPFAKRIHHLSEITDDLLQLAQGAGSTIGTGGMQSKLQAARIALNSGVKVFIGKGVGQNKLTDILCGNGDGTYISNENQYILPNKKQWLSLTEISGKIYIDEGAKDALLSNGKSLLPAGIYKIDGTFYKGDVVEVYWNDTLLGRGEVHYSSKELSLALGKRTNELHTNTSVVIHRDRWLKI; encoded by the coding sequence ATGGATAAAAAACGTATTGTCGTAAAAATTGGAAGTAGTTCCCTTACAAATGCAAGAGGCGAAATTGACCGTGAAAAATTACAGGATCATATCGATGCCATCTCAACGTTGAAAAAGGAAGGTCATGACGTTTTACTTGTATCGTCTGGCGCGGTTGCAGCGGGCTTTCGTAAACTGGGCTATCCTTCGAGACCTGTTACGCTAAAAGGGAAACAGGCGGCAGCGGCGGTTGGGCAAAGCTTGCTTATTCAACTTTACGCAGAGGGGTTTGAATTTCACGCTATAACTACTGCACAAGTGTTATTAACTCGCACCGATTTTTCTAAAAAAGATCGTTATAAAAATGCTTATGCTACTTTTACAGAATTACTTGAACGTTCTATCATACCAATCATTAATGAGAACGATACAGTATCTGTTGAAGAATTGACTTTCGGTGATAATGATATGCTATCTGCTTTAGTTAGTGGTCTTGTTCATGCAGATCAATTAATTATCTTAACGGATATTAATGGCTTTTATAATGACAATCCAAATAAAAATCCATTTGCTAAGCGTATTCACCATCTATCAGAAATAACAGATGACCTGTTGCAGCTCGCCCAAGGTGCAGGCTCTACCATTGGTACTGGTGGTATGCAATCTAAGCTACAAGCTGCTCGTATTGCCCTTAATTCTGGTGTGAAGGTGTTTATTGGGAAAGGTGTCGGACAAAACAAGCTAACAGATATACTTTGCGGTAATGGTGATGGAACTTATATAAGTAACGAAAATCAATACATTTTGCCAAATAAAAAACAATGGCTTTCATTAACTGAAATTTCTGGAAAAATATATATTGATGAAGGAGCAAAGGATGCATTACTTTCTAATGGTAAAAGTCTTTTACCAGCAGGAATTTATAAAATAGATGGTACCTTTTACAAAGGTGATGTGGTTGAAGTTTATTGGAATGATACTCTATTAGGACGAGGTGAAGTTCACTATTCAAGTAAAGAGCTTTCACTTGCATTAGGAAAACGAACAAATGAATTACATACAAACACTAGTGTCGTAATTCATCGGGATAGATGGCTAAAAATTTAA
- the proA gene encoding gamma-glutamyl phosphate reductase, protein MSKLTMESEVQLKGKAAKLASFLISNKTTAEKNIALKKIAEQLLKDQDLILLENKKDIILGKEKGLQESLLDRILLNEDRLKAMAQAIHELIALQDPVGDLLETMTKDNGLKIEKRRVPIGVIGMIYEARPNVTVDAATLCLKTGNAVILRGSSSAKHSNIALVKTIHRALENTSIPIEAVQLIEDTSHETAKELFHLNEYLDVLIPRGSKALIDLVVKESTVPVLETGAGNCHIFIDYNAKYDMALDILINAKTQRPSVCNSAESLLIQYDWFKEKGESILKDLQKAGVTIIGDEEVCTVNSLATLASEEDYATEFLDLTISVKVVGNVYEAIEHINKFGTKHSEAIITEDILNAELFLKNVDAAAVYYNASTRFTDGFEFGYGAEIGISTQKLHARGPMGLPALTSTKFFIYGNGQIRQ, encoded by the coding sequence ATGTCAAAATTAACAATGGAAAGTGAAGTACAGTTAAAAGGAAAAGCAGCAAAACTAGCGAGTTTTTTAATAAGCAACAAAACAACTGCTGAAAAGAATATTGCTTTAAAAAAAATTGCAGAACAACTTTTAAAAGATCAAGATTTAATATTATTAGAGAATAAAAAGGATATTATTTTGGGAAAAGAAAAAGGCTTACAAGAATCCCTTCTTGATCGAATACTATTAAATGAAGATCGTCTCAAAGCTATGGCTCAGGCTATCCACGAACTAATAGCATTACAAGATCCAGTTGGAGATCTTTTAGAAACGATGACAAAAGACAATGGTCTTAAAATCGAGAAACGTCGTGTTCCTATTGGTGTCATTGGGATGATTTATGAGGCAAGACCGAATGTAACCGTTGATGCAGCAACGTTATGTTTAAAAACAGGTAATGCAGTGATTTTAAGAGGCAGTTCTTCAGCAAAGCATTCAAATATTGCGCTTGTAAAAACGATTCACCGCGCATTAGAAAATACTTCTATTCCAATTGAAGCAGTACAATTAATAGAAGATACGAGCCATGAAACAGCAAAGGAATTATTCCATTTAAATGAATATTTAGATGTTTTAATTCCTCGTGGTAGTAAAGCTTTAATAGATCTTGTAGTGAAGGAATCAACTGTGCCTGTTTTGGAAACTGGTGCAGGTAACTGCCATATATTCATCGACTATAATGCAAAGTATGATATGGCACTTGATATTTTAATCAATGCCAAAACACAGCGCCCTTCTGTTTGCAACTCAGCTGAAAGTCTTCTCATTCAATATGATTGGTTTAAAGAAAAGGGTGAATCCATCCTGAAAGATTTACAAAAAGCTGGAGTTACTATTATTGGTGACGAAGAAGTTTGTACGGTAAATTCTTTAGCAACCTTGGCATCGGAAGAAGATTATGCAACAGAGTTTTTAGATTTAACAATTAGTGTCAAAGTAGTCGGAAATGTTTATGAAGCAATCGAGCATATAAATAAATTTGGTACAAAACATTCAGAGGCAATCATCACAGAGGATATTTTAAATGCAGAATTATTCTTAAAAAATGTTGATGCTGCTGCAGTATACTATAATGCATCCACAAGATTCACAGATGGATTTGAATTCGGGTATGGCGCTGAAATCGGTATTAGTACACAAAAATTACATGCACGCGGGCCAATGGGATTACCTGCATTGACTTCTACAAAATTCTTTATATATGGTAATGGGCAAATACGACAATAA
- a CDS encoding FMN reductase has protein sequence MNIVGLSGSKVGSKTRTAMNYTMKALNEKYPDVNMTLIDLAEYDVQFSDGRNYLEYEGDTGLVTKKIMEADAIIIGTPIFQASIPATLKNIFDLLPVNAFLDKVVSMLVTAGTPKHYLIAEQQLKPILSYMKAQIVQTYVFIEEKDYNRKEIVNDDILFRIDRLIEDMVLLTETYTKLREEKEAKYDF, from the coding sequence GTGAACATTGTAGGTTTATCAGGCTCAAAAGTGGGGTCAAAAACACGTACTGCTATGAATTATACGATGAAAGCTTTGAATGAAAAATATCCTGATGTGAATATGACTTTAATCGACTTAGCTGAGTATGATGTACAGTTTAGCGACGGACGAAATTATTTAGAATATGAAGGAGATACAGGGCTTGTCACTAAGAAGATTATGGAAGCAGACGCGATTATTATTGGTACACCGATATTCCAAGCGTCGATCCCTGCTACCTTAAAGAATATTTTTGATTTACTACCTGTCAATGCATTTCTCGACAAAGTAGTAAGTATGCTTGTTACTGCTGGAACACCAAAGCATTATTTAATAGCAGAGCAACAATTAAAGCCGATCCTTTCTTATATGAAAGCTCAAATTGTACAAACTTATGTATTTATAGAAGAAAAAGATTATAATCGGAAAGAAATCGTCAATGATGATATACTTTTCCGGATTGACCGCTTAATAGAGGACATGGTTTTATTAACAGAAACATATACAAAATTAAGAGAAGAAAAAGAAGCGAAATACGATTTTTAA
- a CDS encoding luciferase, which produces MDKYRINPKNGLEFGIYTLGDHITNPNTGDRISAQQRIHEIIELAKLAEQAGIDFFSVGESHQEYFTTQAHSVVLAAIAQATNKIKISSSSTIISTLDPVRVYEDFATIDLISNGRAEIIAGRASRVGLFSLLGYDLRDYEELFEEKFDLLLKINEEEVVNWSGEFRAPLRDAQILPRPLNGSLPIWRAVGGPPASAIKAGRAGVPMQLAMLGGPATSFKYSIDAYRESLQDSGFDPNNFPVATAGFFYAAETTQQALREYYPFINEGMKLTNGRGFPKQHFAQGADTRDVMNIGSPQQIIEKILYQYELFGHQRYIGQMDFGGVPFENLMRNIELIGNEILPAVRKYTAKQGE; this is translated from the coding sequence TTGGACAAATATAGAATTAATCCAAAAAATGGATTAGAATTTGGAATTTATACATTGGGAGATCATATTACAAATCCAAATACAGGTGATCGGATTTCTGCTCAACAGCGAATTCATGAAATAATAGAGTTAGCAAAACTTGCTGAGCAAGCTGGAATCGATTTTTTTAGTGTAGGGGAGAGCCATCAAGAATATTTTACAACGCAGGCTCATTCAGTAGTATTAGCTGCGATTGCACAAGCGACAAATAAAATTAAAATATCTAGCTCTTCTACGATTATTAGTACGCTAGATCCAGTACGGGTGTATGAAGATTTTGCGACGATTGATTTAATTTCAAACGGAAGAGCTGAAATTATCGCAGGTCGCGCTTCCAGAGTGGGCTTGTTTAGTTTATTAGGCTATGACTTACGAGATTATGAGGAGTTATTTGAAGAAAAGTTTGATTTATTATTAAAAATCAATGAAGAGGAAGTTGTAAATTGGAGTGGAGAATTTAGAGCCCCATTAAGAGATGCTCAAATCTTACCGCGACCATTAAACGGATCACTTCCGATTTGGCGAGCAGTTGGAGGTCCACCTGCAAGTGCTATTAAAGCAGGTCGTGCTGGAGTGCCAATGCAGTTGGCTATGCTTGGTGGCCCTGCAACAAGCTTTAAATATTCCATAGATGCATACAGAGAATCTTTACAAGATAGCGGATTTGATCCAAATAATTTCCCAGTGGCAACAGCCGGATTTTTCTATGCTGCTGAGACAACACAACAAGCTCTTAGAGAGTACTATCCGTTTATAAATGAAGGTATGAAATTAACGAATGGACGAGGGTTCCCTAAACAACATTTTGCGCAAGGTGCTGATACGCGAGATGTGATGAATATCGGAAGTCCCCAACAAATAATCGAAAAAATACTATATCAATACGAATTATTTGGCCATCAACGTTATATTGGACAAATGGATTTTGGTGGCGTTCCATTTGAAAATTTAATGAGAAACATCGAATTAATTGGAAATGAGATTCTACCAGCTGTAAGAAAGTATACTGCAAAGCAGGGGGAATAA
- the argH gene encoding argininosuccinate lyase — MTKLWGGRFQKSAESWVDEFGASIGFDQQLVMEDIEGSVAHVTMLGAQGILPAEDVEKILGGLHELKTLAEAGELEFSVANEDIHLNLEKMLTDIIGPVGGKLHTGRSRNDQVATDVHLFLKKRVVEVVDLIEAFQRTILEKAEQHVETIAPGYTHLQRAQPISFAHHLMAYFWMLERDKERFNESMKRIDILPLGAGAMAGTTFPIDREKSAELLGFSKVYANSMDAVSDRDFIVEFLSNSALLMTHLSRFAEEIIIWSTDEFKFIELDDAFSTGSSIMPQKKNPDMAELIRGKTGRVYGNLMGLLTVLKGTPLTYNKDMQEDKEGMFDTVHTILGALKIFEGMVRTMTINKDRLKKLVHSDFSNATELADYLATKGMPFREAHEVTGKLVFTCIQRGIYLLDLPLEDMKAESDLIEEDVYEVLKPEAAVSRRNSLGGTGFEQVRLQIEKGKQCL; from the coding sequence ATGACAAAATTATGGGGTGGCCGTTTTCAAAAGTCAGCGGAAAGCTGGGTAGATGAATTCGGGGCGTCGATAGGATTTGACCAACAGTTAGTAATGGAAGATATCGAAGGAAGTGTCGCACACGTAACAATGTTAGGCGCACAGGGCATCTTACCTGCTGAAGATGTAGAGAAGATACTTGGTGGCTTACATGAGCTGAAAACTCTAGCAGAGGCTGGAGAGCTTGAGTTTAGTGTTGCGAACGAAGATATTCATCTAAATCTAGAAAAAATGTTAACGGATATTATCGGTCCAGTAGGAGGGAAACTCCATACTGGACGTAGCCGTAACGACCAAGTTGCAACGGATGTACACTTATTCTTAAAAAAACGCGTAGTCGAAGTGGTCGATTTAATCGAAGCATTCCAACGTACGATTTTAGAAAAAGCTGAACAGCACGTTGAAACAATTGCACCGGGTTATACCCATTTACAAAGAGCACAACCAATCAGTTTTGCTCATCATTTAATGGCATATTTCTGGATGTTGGAGCGAGATAAGGAACGTTTTAACGAATCCATGAAACGAATTGATATATTGCCATTAGGTGCGGGTGCCATGGCAGGCACTACGTTCCCAATTGATCGTGAAAAATCTGCAGAGTTGCTTGGATTTAGCAAAGTGTATGCAAATTCAATGGATGCAGTGAGTGATCGTGATTTTATCGTAGAATTTTTATCAAATTCTGCATTGCTCATGACACATTTATCTCGATTTGCAGAAGAGATTATTATATGGTCAACTGATGAATTTAAGTTTATTGAATTAGATGATGCCTTTTCAACTGGTTCATCCATTATGCCACAAAAGAAAAACCCTGATATGGCAGAACTTATTCGTGGCAAGACTGGTCGCGTATATGGAAACCTGATGGGACTGTTAACGGTATTGAAGGGTACACCGTTAACGTATAACAAAGATATGCAAGAGGATAAGGAAGGTATGTTTGATACTGTCCATACAATTCTTGGTGCATTAAAAATCTTTGAGGGCATGGTTCGCACGATGACTATCAATAAGGATCGTTTGAAAAAGTTAGTTCATAGTGATTTTTCAAATGCAACAGAACTTGCTGATTACTTAGCGACAAAGGGTATGCCTTTCCGTGAAGCCCATGAAGTTACTGGGAAATTAGTGTTTACTTGTATTCAAAGAGGGATTTATTTACTAGATTTACCTCTTGAAGATATGAAAGCAGAAAGCGACCTAATCGAAGAGGATGTGTATGAAGTTTTAAAACCAGAAGCAGCTGTAAGTAGAAGAAATTCTCTTGGTGGAACTGGCTTTGAACAAGTACGACTTCAAATCGAAAAAGGAAAGCAGTGCTTATAA
- the argG gene encoding argininosuccinate synthase yields the protein MANKKVVLAYSGGLDTSVAIPWLKEQGWDVIAVCLDVGEGKDLEFIKNKALQVGAIESYMVDAKDEFAEEYVLLSLQGHTWYEQKYPLVSALSRPLISKKLVEIANETGADAVAHGCTGKGNDQVRFEVSIKALNPDLEVLAPVREWGWSRDEEIEYAEKHGVPVPATIDSPFSIDQNLWGRANEAGVMEDPWVAPPEEAYGLTVSVENAPDVAEYVEIEFVEGKPVSLNGKEMKLADLIQELNKIAGAHGIGRIDHVENRLVGIKSREVYEIPGAKVLLTAHKELEDITLVKELAHFKPIIEHKLSEVIYEGLWFNPIRTALDAFIKETQKYVNGTVRVKLFKGHAIVDGRKSPNSLYSEELATYSKADKFNHNSAVGFIELWGLPTVVAAEVAKNTQKVTK from the coding sequence ATGGCAAATAAAAAAGTAGTATTAGCATATTCAGGTGGTCTTGATACTTCAGTAGCAATCCCTTGGTTAAAAGAACAAGGCTGGGATGTAATAGCTGTTTGCCTAGATGTAGGTGAAGGAAAAGATCTTGAATTCATAAAAAATAAAGCACTACAAGTTGGTGCTATTGAATCTTATATGGTAGATGCTAAAGACGAGTTTGCAGAAGAGTATGTACTGCTTTCTTTACAAGGTCATACATGGTATGAACAAAAATATCCACTTGTTTCTGCACTAAGCCGTCCATTAATTTCAAAAAAATTAGTTGAAATTGCAAATGAAACAGGTGCAGATGCTGTAGCACATGGATGTACAGGTAAAGGAAATGACCAAGTACGTTTCGAGGTTTCAATTAAAGCATTAAATCCGGACTTAGAAGTTCTTGCTCCAGTACGTGAATGGGGTTGGAGCCGTGATGAAGAAATTGAATATGCTGAAAAACATGGTGTACCTGTACCAGCAACAATTGATTCTCCATTCTCAATCGACCAAAACCTTTGGGGCCGTGCAAATGAAGCGGGTGTAATGGAAGATCCTTGGGTAGCTCCGCCTGAAGAAGCGTATGGTTTAACAGTTTCAGTTGAAAATGCTCCTGATGTAGCTGAATATGTGGAGATTGAATTTGTAGAAGGTAAACCAGTTTCACTAAATGGGAAAGAAATGAAACTTGCAGATTTAATCCAAGAGCTAAATAAAATTGCAGGTGCTCATGGTATTGGACGTATCGATCACGTTGAGAACCGTTTAGTCGGTATTAAATCTCGTGAAGTATATGAAATCCCAGGTGCAAAAGTACTTTTAACTGCTCATAAAGAGCTTGAAGATATTACATTAGTAAAAGAACTAGCCCATTTCAAACCGATTATTGAGCATAAACTTTCAGAGGTGATTTATGAAGGATTATGGTTCAACCCAATCCGTACTGCACTTGATGCGTTTATCAAGGAAACGCAAAAATACGTAAATGGTACAGTTCGTGTGAAACTATTTAAAGGTCACGCAATTGTTGATGGACGTAAATCGCCAAATTCACTGTACTCTGAGGAGTTAGCAACATATTCAAAAGCAGATAAATTTAACCATAACTCTGCGGTTGGTTTCATTGAATTATGGGGACTTCCAACAGTAGTAGCTGCTGAAGTGGCTAAAAATACACAAAAAGTAACAAAATAA
- the yqjQ gene encoding putative oxidoreductase YqjQ produces MNGKVIFITGATSGIGRIVTEMCIKKGHIVYATGRNEPSLEMLSKLGANVFQADLTKIDDIERVCKKLPPIDVAIMNAGLGIFENAFDLVDENINEMIDVNVRAPMLMTRRLTQSMIERKKGHVIFIGSQAGKVATRKASIYAATKHAITGFANGLRMELAPFDVKVTAIYPGPIDTPFLQKVDATNAYRKSIEKFLLKPEKVATCIVNCIDKPVREINLPKVMGITSKLYAVAPRLVETLGSGFFNKK; encoded by the coding sequence ATGAATGGTAAAGTTATCTTTATAACAGGAGCAACTAGTGGAATTGGGCGAATTGTTACGGAAATGTGTATTAAAAAAGGCCATATTGTTTATGCTACTGGACGCAATGAACCATCATTAGAAATGCTAAGTAAATTAGGGGCTAATGTTTTTCAAGCAGATTTAACTAAAATAGATGATATAGAAAGAGTTTGTAAAAAGCTCCCACCTATAGATGTTGCTATCATGAATGCAGGACTAGGTATTTTCGAAAATGCTTTCGATCTAGTTGATGAAAATATTAATGAAATGATTGATGTCAATGTGCGTGCACCAATGTTAATGACCCGAAGACTTACTCAATCTATGATAGAAAGAAAAAAAGGTCATGTTATTTTTATCGGCTCCCAAGCGGGGAAGGTAGCAACGAGAAAAGCAAGTATTTATGCTGCTACAAAACATGCCATCACAGGTTTTGCAAATGGACTCCGAATGGAGCTAGCACCATTTGATGTAAAAGTAACTGCAATTTACCCTGGCCCAATTGATACTCCTTTTCTACAAAAGGTAGATGCAACAAATGCATATCGAAAAAGTATTGAAAAATTTTTGTTAAAACCTGAGAAGGTCGCAACATGTATCGTAAATTGTATCGATAAGCCTGTAAGAGAAATTAATTTGCCAAAAGTAATGGGAATTACAAGCAAGCTTTATGCAGTAGCTCCTAGACTTGTTGAAACGTTAGGAAGCGGTTTTTTTAATAAAAAATGA
- the nsrR gene encoding HTH-type transcriptional regulator NsrR: protein MRLTLYTDYSLRVLLYLGIKGNEQLSTIQEIADNYHISKNHLMKVTYELGQLGYIETIRGRGGGIRLAMNPKEINIGQVVRQTEEDFYLVECFNSETNMCKISPACQLKNALNEALKAYLAVLDTYNLDDFLKSKDELYKLLIGG, encoded by the coding sequence ATGCGCTTAACATTATATACAGATTATTCATTAAGAGTTTTGTTATATCTCGGTATAAAAGGTAACGAACAATTATCGACGATACAAGAAATTGCTGACAATTATCATATATCAAAAAACCATTTAATGAAGGTAACTTATGAGTTAGGTCAACTCGGATATATTGAAACAATCCGCGGTCGAGGTGGTGGGATTCGACTTGCTATGAATCCTAAAGAGATAAATATTGGTCAGGTTGTACGGCAAACTGAAGAAGATTTTTACTTAGTTGAATGTTTTAATAGTGAAACTAATATGTGTAAAATCTCTCCAGCTTGTCAATTGAAAAATGCATTAAATGAAGCACTAAAGGCATATTTAGCAGTTTTAGACACATACAATTTAGACGACTTCTTAAAGTCGAAAGATGAACTATATAAATTATTAATAGGTGGATAA
- the hmp gene encoding flavohemoprotein, with amino-acid sequence MLSQQTIDVIKSTVPVLEQHGVTITKTFYSNMFKAHPELLNLFNRANQQKGRQQTALANTVLAAAKYIDNLEAIVPVVMQIAHKHRGLGILPEHYPIVGENLLRAIKEVLGDAATDEIIDAWANAYGVIAEVFISVEEDLYKAAEASGGWRLFKPFKVSKKVVENQEVTSFYLVPEDGSTLPDFQPGQYITVRVKVPEDEYTSNRHYTLSQASNSNEYRISVKREDACDPKGVVSNYLHNNVNEGDFIDISAPAGLFTLSDNNNPVLFISGGIGVTPLNTMLQAMKPERDVTFVHTARNKNVIAFQEQIENKVKELKGTYRAYYSDSEGYITKEVLAPYMKEKTEVYVCGPAPFMETVISLLNELNVPKENIRFEFFGPAMTIKALAHA; translated from the coding sequence TTGTTATCACAACAAACTATCGACGTTATCAAATCAACTGTACCAGTCTTAGAACAACATGGGGTTACAATTACTAAAACTTTTTACAGCAATATGTTTAAAGCCCATCCTGAATTATTAAATTTATTTAACAGAGCAAATCAACAAAAAGGTCGTCAACAAACTGCATTAGCAAACACTGTACTAGCGGCTGCTAAATATATCGACAACCTAGAGGCAATCGTGCCAGTAGTTATGCAAATTGCACATAAACACCGCGGATTAGGTATATTACCTGAACATTATCCAATTGTTGGAGAAAATTTACTTCGTGCTATTAAGGAAGTACTTGGTGATGCTGCAACTGATGAAATTATCGACGCTTGGGCGAACGCATATGGTGTAATTGCAGAGGTCTTCATTTCTGTGGAGGAGGATTTATATAAAGCTGCAGAAGCTAGTGGCGGTTGGCGTTTATTCAAACCATTTAAAGTATCTAAAAAAGTGGTAGAAAATCAAGAAGTTACATCATTTTATTTAGTACCTGAGGATGGCTCCACTTTACCAGATTTCCAACCAGGTCAATATATTACAGTTCGTGTAAAAGTACCTGAAGATGAATACACATCCAACCGTCACTATACACTTTCACAGGCTTCAAATTCTAACGAATACCGTATCTCAGTAAAACGTGAAGACGCATGTGATCCAAAGGGTGTTGTATCGAACTACCTTCATAACAATGTAAATGAAGGCGATTTCATCGATATAAGTGCTCCAGCTGGCTTATTTACTTTATCAGATAATAACAATCCAGTTCTATTTATAAGTGGTGGTATTGGTGTAACACCATTAAATACAATGCTTCAAGCAATGAAACCTGAACGTGATGTAACATTTGTTCATACAGCTCGTAATAAAAATGTAATCGCGTTTCAAGAGCAAATTGAAAACAAAGTTAAAGAATTAAAAGGCACATATAGAGCTTACTACTCAGATTCTGAAGGTTATATTACCAAAGAAGTATTAGCTCCTTACATGAAAGAAAAAACAGAAGTCTATGTATGTGGACCAGCGCCATTTATGGAAACAGTTATTTCACTATTAAATGAACTAAATGTACCTAAAGAAAATATTCGTTTCGAATTCTTCGGACCTGCTATGACGATTAAGGCACTTGCACATGCTTAA
- the yqjP_2 gene encoding putative metallo-hydrolase YqjP, translating into MNIHKIILPTPFPVGDVNVFLVKGEALSLFDAGPKTPEAYDALKTGIRAAGYDIKDIEQVILTHQHPDHAGWIDAFPKANILAHEYVDHWLRQIPEFLEYRNQFYQYHMMQQAVPERYIEKMLQIRGELEFLGTTPLTHFIQDGDEVPGHPGLKALYTPGHAQGHLIFVDENTSTAIGGDLLLEAISSNPLIEPPIDLTMDRPKTLLQYHSSLTLLKNLNVSRLYTGHGNEIENANELIDFRIKRDHMRAKQAYDILTEPKTVYEVTQKLYASLYKSELGLTLSKTIGELDYLEQEGFVKVELVEDVLIYSRT; encoded by the coding sequence ATGAATATACATAAAATTATATTGCCAACACCATTTCCTGTTGGAGATGTCAATGTATTTTTAGTAAAAGGAGAAGCATTATCATTATTTGATGCAGGACCAAAGACACCTGAGGCTTATGATGCATTGAAAACGGGAATCCGTGCTGCTGGCTATGATATAAAAGATATCGAGCAAGTCATTTTAACACACCAACATCCTGACCATGCTGGATGGATTGATGCATTTCCAAAAGCAAATATTTTAGCCCATGAGTATGTGGACCATTGGCTACGACAAATACCGGAGTTTCTTGAATATAGAAATCAATTTTATCAATATCATATGATGCAACAAGCAGTACCTGAACGTTATATTGAAAAAATGTTGCAAATTCGCGGGGAACTTGAATTTTTAGGTACTACACCTTTAACTCATTTTATTCAAGATGGTGATGAAGTACCTGGACATCCAGGGTTAAAGGCGTTGTACACACCTGGTCATGCCCAAGGTCACTTGATTTTTGTAGATGAAAATACGAGCACGGCAATTGGTGGAGATTTATTGTTAGAAGCTATCTCTTCGAATCCTTTAATTGAACCGCCGATTGATCTTACTATGGATCGACCTAAAACGCTTCTACAGTATCATAGTTCTTTAACACTATTAAAGAATTTAAACGTAAGTAGATTATATACTGGCCACGGTAATGAAATTGAAAACGCGAATGAATTAATTGATTTTAGAATTAAAAGAGATCATATGCGCGCAAAACAGGCTTATGATATTTTAACTGAACCTAAAACAGTATATGAGGTAACACAAAAATTATATGCGTCTCTATATAAATCAGAGCTTGGATTAACTTTATCGAAAACAATAGGGGAGTTAGATTACTTAGAACAAGAAGGATTCGTTAAAGTTGAGTTAGTAGAAGATGTTTTAATTTATTCAAGAACATAA
- the proI gene encoding pyrroline-5-carboxylate reductase 2 produces the protein MEKVVFVGAGSMAEAMIQGWIEQKVVNATQIYITNRSNYERLDELSLKYGVHILQNREEIFHADIIVLAVKPKDGKVAMESISPFIAQDTPVLSVMAGISISSITSLLGNRPIARVMPNTSATIGMSASGVAFNEDVNESLKKQYLEMLDAIGIVIEVEEEKLHAVTALSGSGPAYLYYLLEAWEKVGTEFGLSKETVRKLMVQTIAGSAAMLQQIKEEPDVLRKKVTSPGGTTEAGIQALESHHFNEAVYHCIKSAEARSRELAKGE, from the coding sequence ATGGAAAAAGTAGTTTTTGTTGGAGCAGGATCAATGGCTGAGGCAATGATTCAGGGGTGGATTGAACAAAAAGTGGTGAATGCAACACAAATTTATATAACAAATCGGTCAAATTACGAGAGACTTGATGAATTAAGTTTAAAATATGGCGTTCATATATTACAAAACCGAGAAGAAATTTTTCATGCAGATATCATCGTTTTAGCAGTGAAACCAAAGGATGGAAAAGTTGCTATGGAATCGATTTCTCCATTTATTGCACAGGATACTCCAGTATTATCTGTAATGGCTGGGATATCAATTAGTTCAATTACAAGTTTATTAGGAAATAGACCAATTGCGCGTGTTATGCCAAATACATCAGCAACTATTGGGATGTCAGCGAGCGGTGTTGCATTTAATGAAGATGTAAATGAAAGCTTAAAAAAACAATACTTAGAAATGCTAGATGCGATTGGCATTGTTATTGAAGTAGAGGAAGAAAAATTACATGCCGTTACTGCTCTATCTGGAAGCGGTCCAGCTTACCTATATTATCTTCTTGAGGCTTGGGAAAAGGTAGGAACAGAATTCGGCTTATCAAAAGAGACCGTCAGAAAATTAATGGTTCAAACAATCGCAGGGTCAGCTGCTATGTTACAGCAAATAAAAGAAGAGCCTGATGTTTTACGAAAAAAAGTAACAAGTCCAGGAGGAACAACGGAAGCTGGAATTCAAGCGTTAGAAAGTCATCATTTCAATGAAGCCGTTTATCACTGTATTAAAAGTGCAGAAGCAAGATCTAGAGAACTAGCAAAGGGCGAGTAA